One stretch of Nocardioides perillae DNA includes these proteins:
- a CDS encoding dihydrofolate reductase, with amino-acid sequence MTPGGTRVTLVAAVARNGVIGDTRPGHPDIPWRLPGEQAQFKELTLGHVLLMGRATFETIGRPLPGRTTVVLTRDRDWRAPEGVLVAHTLEEALALADGLPGEVMVVGGAQVYAAAMAVADAQVLTEVPLEPDGDVRYPDVPAGEWVEVARERFEHWERVRLERR; translated from the coding sequence GTGACACCCGGGGGCACGCGGGTCACCCTCGTCGCGGCGGTGGCGCGCAACGGTGTCATCGGCGACACCCGTCCGGGGCACCCCGACATCCCGTGGCGGCTGCCGGGCGAGCAGGCGCAGTTCAAGGAGCTGACCCTGGGCCACGTGCTCCTCATGGGGCGCGCGACCTTCGAGACGATCGGCCGCCCGCTGCCCGGGCGGACCACCGTCGTGCTCACCCGGGACCGCGACTGGCGCGCGCCCGAGGGCGTGCTGGTCGCGCACACGCTCGAGGAGGCGCTGGCGCTGGCCGACGGCCTCCCCGGCGAGGTCATGGTCGTCGGGGGCGCCCAGGTGTACGCCGCGGCGATGGCGGTCGCCGACGCGCAGGTGCTGACCGAGGTGCCGCTCGAGCCCGACGGCGACGTGCGCTACCCCGACGTGCCCGCGGGGGAGTGGGTCGAGGTGGCCCGCGAGCGCTTCGAGCACTGGGAGCGCGTGCGGCTCGAGCGCCGCTGA
- a CDS encoding ribonuclease J codes for MSHPHPELSAPDALAEGGLRIIPLGGLGEVGRNMTAFEHDGRLLLVDCGVLFPEEDHPGVDLILPDFSAIRDRLDAVEALVLTHGHEDHIGATPFLLRERGDIPLVGSELTLALLGGKLREHRLRETVHHVVAAGDRVSFGPFDLEFVAVNHSIPDALAVAIRTRAGLVLHTGDFKMDQLPLDGRITDLRAFARLGEEGVDLFMTDSTNAEMPGFTTAEKTIAPVLDSVFHASEQRIIVACFASHVHRVQQVLDAAAAHGRKCAYVGRSMVRNMAVARDLGYLTVPPGVLVDAKELAELPPEEQVLISTGSQGEPLSALSRIAQRNHHFVHIEEGDTVILASSLIPGNENAVYRVINGLSRWGARVVHKANANVHVSGHASAGELLYCYNIVRPRNVLPIHGEVRHMIANAELAVATGVPRERVVMAEDGVVVDLVDGVARIAGKVECGYVFVDGASVGDITESSLKDRRILGEEGFISVIVVVDSNTGSVVSGPEIHARGFAEDDATFDEVRPEIVAALDRLVAEGVTDTHQLQQGVRRVVGRWVSKAHRRRPMIIPVVVEA; via the coding sequence ATGAGCCATCCGCACCCCGAGCTGTCCGCGCCGGACGCACTCGCCGAGGGGGGCCTGCGGATCATCCCGCTGGGCGGCCTGGGCGAGGTCGGCCGCAACATGACGGCCTTCGAGCACGACGGACGGCTGCTGCTCGTCGACTGCGGAGTGCTCTTCCCCGAGGAGGACCACCCCGGGGTCGACCTGATCCTCCCTGACTTCAGCGCCATCCGCGACCGCCTCGACGCGGTCGAGGCGCTCGTGCTGACCCACGGCCACGAGGACCACATCGGGGCCACGCCGTTCCTGCTGCGCGAGCGCGGCGACATCCCGCTGGTCGGCTCCGAGCTCACGCTGGCGCTGCTGGGCGGCAAGCTGCGCGAGCACCGGCTGCGCGAGACGGTGCACCACGTCGTGGCGGCCGGTGACCGGGTCTCCTTCGGTCCCTTCGACCTCGAGTTCGTGGCGGTCAACCACTCCATCCCCGACGCGCTGGCAGTCGCGATCCGCACCCGCGCCGGCCTGGTGCTGCACACGGGCGACTTCAAGATGGACCAGCTGCCGCTCGACGGCCGCATCACCGACCTGCGCGCCTTCGCCCGGCTGGGGGAGGAGGGCGTCGACCTCTTCATGACCGACTCCACCAACGCGGAGATGCCGGGCTTCACCACGGCGGAGAAGACCATTGCGCCGGTCCTCGACTCGGTCTTCCACGCCAGCGAGCAGCGCATCATCGTGGCCTGCTTCGCCTCCCACGTGCACCGCGTGCAGCAAGTGCTGGACGCCGCGGCGGCCCACGGCCGGAAGTGTGCCTACGTCGGCCGCTCCATGGTGCGCAACATGGCGGTCGCGCGAGACCTGGGCTACCTCACGGTGCCTCCCGGCGTGCTGGTCGACGCCAAGGAGCTCGCCGAGCTGCCGCCCGAGGAGCAGGTGCTCATCTCGACGGGGTCGCAGGGCGAGCCGCTCTCGGCGCTGTCGCGCATCGCCCAGCGCAACCACCACTTCGTCCACATCGAGGAGGGCGACACCGTCATCCTCGCCAGCTCGCTGATCCCCGGCAACGAGAACGCCGTCTACCGGGTGATCAACGGGTTGTCGCGGTGGGGCGCGCGCGTGGTGCACAAGGCCAACGCCAACGTGCACGTCTCCGGCCACGCCAGTGCCGGTGAGCTGCTCTACTGCTACAACATCGTGCGCCCGCGCAACGTCTTGCCGATCCACGGCGAGGTCCGCCACATGATCGCCAACGCCGAGCTCGCGGTCGCCACGGGCGTGCCGCGCGAGCGCGTGGTGATGGCCGAGGACGGCGTCGTCGTCGACCTCGTCGACGGCGTGGCCCGCATCGCCGGCAAGGTCGAGTGCGGCTACGTCTTCGTCGACGGCGCGTCGGTCGGCGACATCACCGAGTCCTCGCTCAAGGACCGCCGCATCCTCGGCGAGGAGGGCTTCATCTCCGTCATCGTGGTGGTCGACTCCAACACCGGCTCGGTCGTCAGCGGTCCGGAGATCCACGCCCGTGGCTTCGCAGAGGACGACGCCACCTTCGACGAGGTGCGCCCCGAGATCGTCGCCGCCCTCGACCGCCTGGTGGCCGAGGGCGTCACCGACACCCACCAGCTGCAGCAGGGCGTGCGCCGCGTCGTCGGTCGCTGGGTCTCCAAGGCCCACCGCCGGCGCCCCATGATCATCCCGGTGGTCGTCGAGGCCTGA
- a CDS encoding SCO2322 family protein has translation MTTRTPRTARPLRRVTAAVATAAVAALVAVTGSLAPAQADGEAQIYRYWGYFHVEGGEYVTSEVGLADFVPEDGAVEALRYAAPADFTAPNLPRADLETVTFDAVCAEETAAEGEKRVAVVLDYGVEADSEGAVVPEPSAACAVVPESANALQAVSAVAETRTDDGGLLCAVGGYPASGCGGVVDTATPADGEETVDFAIAGLDQGDALPTEEFPGDQSLESADEAPSDAWLYLLLPAVVLTLVIGGIVLARRRTADRRG, from the coding sequence ATGACCACCCGCACCCCCCGGACCGCCCGTCCCCTGCGCCGCGTCACCGCCGCGGTCGCGACCGCCGCCGTCGCGGCCCTGGTCGCCGTCACCGGCTCGCTCGCCCCGGCCCAGGCCGACGGCGAGGCCCAGATCTACCGCTACTGGGGCTACTTCCACGTCGAGGGCGGCGAGTACGTCACCTCCGAGGTGGGCCTGGCCGACTTCGTGCCGGAGGACGGCGCCGTCGAGGCGCTGCGCTACGCCGCCCCCGCCGACTTCACCGCGCCCAACCTGCCCCGCGCCGACCTCGAGACCGTCACCTTCGACGCCGTCTGCGCCGAGGAGACCGCCGCCGAGGGCGAGAAGCGGGTGGCCGTGGTCCTCGACTACGGCGTCGAGGCCGACAGCGAGGGCGCGGTCGTGCCCGAGCCGAGCGCCGCCTGCGCCGTCGTGCCGGAGTCGGCCAACGCCCTCCAGGCGGTCTCGGCCGTCGCCGAGACCCGCACCGACGACGGCGGCCTGCTCTGCGCCGTCGGTGGCTACCCCGCCAGCGGCTGCGGCGGCGTCGTCGACACCGCGACCCCGGCCGACGGCGAGGAGACCGTCGACTTCGCGATCGCCGGGCTCGACCAGGGCGACGCCCTGCCGACCGAGGAGTTCCCGGGCGACCAGTCGCTCGAGTCGGCCGACGAGGCGCCCTCCGACGCGTGGCTCTACCTCCTGCTGCCCGCCGTCGTCCTCACGCTCGTCATCGGCGGCATCGTGCTCGCGCGCCGCCGCACCGCCGACCGTCGGGGCTGA
- a CDS encoding ATP-binding cassette domain-containing protein translates to MIRLEQVSVTYDGADAPVLRDVDLHVPEGEMVLVVGTTGSGKSTLLRTLNGLVPHFTGGTLRGRVTVAGRDTATHRPRDLADVVGFVGQDPLAGFVTDNVEDELAYGMESLGLPPATMRKRVEETLDLLGLADLRGRPLAHLSGGQQQRVAIGSVLTTHPRVLVLDEPTSALDPVAAEDVLASLQRLVHDLGLTVVLAEHRLERVVQFSDRVVWLPGDGPLVHGLPEDVLATTPVAPPVVELGRAAGWDPLPLTVRDARRRSVDLRVRLADVDPPPHLATTCGAAVVRTRGLVSGYGRRTVLDDVDLDVFEGEVVAVMGRNGAGKSTLLRTLAGLQRTRAGLLDAASAGLVPQVPSDLLYAASVAEECRAADRDAHAAPGTTRGLLDDLAPGIADDHHPRDLSEGQKLSLVLAVVMAAGPRLLLLDEPTRGLDYVAKRRLVARLRDLAATGHGVVLATHDVELVAAVASRVVVLADGEVVADGPAPDVVVASPAFAPQVSKVMAPQAWLTADDVADALQTLEVS, encoded by the coding sequence GTGATCCGCCTCGAGCAGGTCTCGGTGACCTACGACGGCGCCGACGCGCCGGTGCTGCGCGACGTCGACCTGCACGTGCCCGAGGGCGAGATGGTCCTCGTGGTCGGCACCACCGGCAGCGGCAAGTCGACGCTGCTGCGCACCCTCAACGGCCTCGTGCCGCACTTCACCGGCGGCACCCTGCGGGGCCGGGTCACCGTCGCCGGGCGCGACACCGCGACCCACCGCCCGCGCGACCTCGCCGACGTCGTCGGCTTCGTCGGGCAGGACCCGCTCGCCGGCTTCGTGACCGACAACGTCGAGGACGAGCTGGCCTACGGCATGGAGTCGCTCGGGCTGCCGCCCGCCACCATGCGCAAGCGCGTCGAGGAGACGCTCGACCTGCTCGGCCTCGCCGACCTGCGCGGCCGCCCGCTCGCCCACCTCTCGGGCGGGCAGCAGCAGCGCGTGGCCATCGGCTCCGTCCTCACCACCCACCCGCGGGTGCTCGTGCTCGACGAGCCCACCTCCGCGCTCGACCCGGTGGCGGCCGAGGACGTGCTGGCCAGCCTCCAGCGCCTCGTGCACGACCTCGGCCTCACCGTCGTGCTCGCCGAGCACCGCCTCGAGCGGGTGGTGCAGTTCAGCGACCGCGTGGTGTGGCTGCCCGGCGACGGCCCCCTGGTGCACGGCCTCCCCGAGGACGTGCTGGCCACCACCCCCGTGGCGCCGCCGGTGGTGGAGCTGGGCCGCGCCGCGGGCTGGGACCCGCTCCCCCTCACCGTGCGCGACGCCCGGCGCCGCTCGGTCGACCTGCGCGTCCGCCTCGCCGACGTCGACCCACCGCCGCACCTCGCGACCACCTGCGGCGCCGCGGTGGTCCGCACCCGCGGCCTGGTCAGCGGCTACGGCCGGCGCACGGTGCTCGACGACGTCGACCTCGACGTCTTCGAGGGCGAGGTGGTGGCCGTCATGGGCCGCAACGGCGCCGGCAAGTCGACGCTGCTGCGCACCCTCGCCGGGCTGCAGCGCACGCGCGCCGGCCTGCTCGACGCCGCCTCTGCGGGCCTGGTCCCGCAGGTGCCGAGCGACCTGCTCTACGCCGCCTCGGTGGCCGAGGAGTGCCGCGCCGCCGACCGCGACGCCCACGCCGCACCCGGCACCACCCGAGGGCTGCTCGACGACCTCGCCCCCGGCATCGCGGACGACCACCACCCCCGCGACCTCTCGGAGGGGCAGAAGCTCTCGCTCGTGCTCGCCGTCGTGATGGCCGCCGGACCGCGGCTGCTGCTGCTCGACGAGCCGACCCGCGGCCTCGACTACGTCGCGAAGCGGCGGCTCGTGGCCCGGTTGCGCGACCTCGCGGCCACCGGCCACGGCGTCGTCCTGGCCACCCACGACGTCGAGCTGGTCGCCGCCGTCGCCTCCCGCGTCGTCGTCCTCGCCGACGGCGAGGTCGTGGCCGACGGCCCGGCGCCCGACGTCGTCGTCGCCTCCCCCGCGTTCGCCCCGCAGGTCTCGAAGGTGATGGCGCCGCAGGCGTGGCTCACCGCCGACGACGTGGCCGACGCCCTGCAGACGCTGGAGGTGTCGTGA
- the dapA gene encoding 4-hydroxy-tetrahydrodipicolinate synthase, with amino-acid sequence MTAAAREALPGAPEAPFGHVLTAMVTVFDDDGAVDLDATARVAAYLVDHGHDGVVVSGTTGESPTTSVAEDGEVLRAVKAAVGDRASVVAGVGTNTTAHSVELAEQAAAAGADGMLLVTPYYNKPSQAGVLHHFRSVVEAAPDVPVMLYDVPGRTGTTIALPTFEAAAAWDSVVAVKDAVGDFARGVRLRELGYAVYSGDDVANLGWLAHGAAGFVSVAGHAAGDDLRAMARDFWAGDHAAALATFTRLLPAIDAVMGVANYGATTAKAALQLLGVTDNRVVRAPLVPLDDDEVAALRAGLAASGLIPQE; translated from the coding sequence ATGACCGCTGCTGCGCGCGAGGCCCTGCCGGGTGCTCCCGAGGCCCCCTTCGGCCACGTCCTCACGGCCATGGTGACGGTCTTCGACGACGACGGCGCGGTCGACCTCGACGCCACCGCCCGGGTCGCGGCGTACCTCGTCGACCACGGCCACGACGGCGTCGTGGTCTCGGGCACGACGGGTGAGTCGCCGACGACCAGCGTCGCCGAGGACGGCGAGGTGCTGCGTGCGGTGAAGGCCGCGGTGGGCGACCGCGCCAGCGTCGTGGCCGGCGTCGGGACCAACACGACCGCGCACTCGGTCGAGCTGGCCGAGCAGGCCGCGGCCGCGGGTGCCGACGGCATGCTGCTGGTCACTCCTTACTACAACAAGCCGTCGCAGGCCGGTGTGCTCCACCACTTCCGCTCCGTCGTCGAGGCCGCGCCCGACGTGCCGGTCATGCTCTACGACGTCCCGGGGCGCACGGGCACGACCATCGCGCTGCCGACCTTCGAGGCGGCCGCCGCGTGGGACTCCGTCGTCGCGGTGAAGGACGCCGTCGGCGACTTCGCGCGCGGCGTGCGGCTGCGCGAGCTGGGCTACGCCGTCTACTCCGGTGACGACGTCGCCAACCTCGGCTGGCTGGCGCACGGCGCGGCCGGCTTCGTCTCGGTCGCCGGCCACGCCGCCGGCGACGACCTGCGCGCGATGGCGCGCGACTTCTGGGCCGGCGACCACGCCGCCGCCCTCGCGACCTTCACGCGGCTGCTCCCCGCGATCGACGCCGTCATGGGCGTCGCCAACTACGGAGCGACCACCGCCAAGGCAGCCCTGCAGCTGCTCGGCGTCACCGACAACCGGGTCGTGCGCGCGCCGCTCGTCCCCCTCGACGACGACGAGGTCGCCGCGCTGCGGGCCGGCCTGGCGGCGTCGGGGCTGATCCCGCAGGAGTGA
- a CDS encoding M4 family metallopeptidase, whose amino-acid sequence MRFLSQAACLALVGAGLAATPVLQAGAAPQPQAASPDRLVAELRQQAQGRVLLSREPSTGAVGFLRTPGGDLLPGKAARGERGATAKAEAFLDEYAPAFGAAPDELVRTEVRDGGLGTTVTFRQQHRGVPVFGSLLRAHVDEQGDLTAVNGFAAPDLSLDTTPTFSASEAGQRAVAEVRTDPPAHDHGSETDAEHAAHADEVDDLGDLRAVDPELVVYRLGLVNGEEGGESILAWTVEVTNGGSVRDVVVVDATTGKPVNRWSLVHGALDRELYEGSPADTDLVWSEGDALPGDLTQAQQDLVAATGESYWFFASVFGRDSYDGAGATMKTVNNDPRINCPNANWNGATTNYCNGVTSDDVVAHEWGHAYTEYTHGLIYQWQPGALNEAYSDIWGETVDLINGRQDEGEGDLTAVRPVGLCSSHSPALPLLTINAPSSIAKDCLTGGASFGEQLDGTGITGDVVAPTDAVEEGGTALDGCSPYDQDVTGKVVLVDRGLCPFTQKAEVATAEGAAALIIGNRDDAPIGMSGDDPSLVSTVSIGLTDRESIRTALAQGETVNVTMKDAGGDRVDSYRWLVGEKSDAFGGAIRDMWSPTCYGDPGKVSDAEYKCSTDDNGGVHSNSGVPNHGYALLVDGGTYNGTTVRGIGLEKAAHVYYRAMTEYQTPASDFTDHADALAASCADLTGQALNKLTVTEGDPGKGGTLTADDCAQVEAMAAAVELREEPVQCGFEPLLQPGTGAPCGPGTKTQDFWSEDFEDGLAGWTVANELVFGYEGDLAPVQWQADGSLPGGREGTAAFGPDPSDLGQCTGDTADLSGVTTLTGPEVRIRSDRGAQSPRLSFDHYVATETGYDGGNVKISVNGGDFAVVPAEAYTFNPPATLTSAAAGNTNPLAGEPGFTGTDGGELTGTWGTSVVDLTAAGVAPGDTVQVRFDMGRDGCGGLDGWYVDDVTMTVCKVVGKGAGGPGKGRPGRQG is encoded by the coding sequence GTGAGATTCCTCAGCCAAGCCGCCTGCCTGGCGCTGGTGGGGGCCGGCCTCGCGGCCACCCCCGTCCTGCAGGCCGGCGCCGCCCCGCAGCCGCAGGCCGCCTCGCCCGACCGCCTGGTCGCCGAGCTGCGTCAGCAGGCCCAGGGCCGCGTCCTCCTCAGCCGCGAGCCGTCCACCGGCGCCGTCGGCTTCCTCCGCACCCCCGGCGGCGACCTGCTGCCGGGCAAGGCCGCCCGCGGCGAGCGCGGCGCGACCGCCAAGGCGGAGGCGTTCCTCGACGAGTACGCCCCGGCCTTCGGCGCCGCTCCCGACGAGCTCGTGCGCACCGAGGTGCGCGACGGCGGCCTCGGCACCACCGTGACCTTCCGCCAGCAGCACCGCGGCGTCCCCGTCTTCGGCTCGCTGCTGCGCGCCCACGTCGACGAGCAGGGCGACCTGACGGCCGTCAACGGCTTCGCCGCTCCCGACCTGTCGCTCGACACCACGCCGACCTTCTCGGCCTCCGAGGCGGGCCAGCGGGCGGTCGCCGAGGTCCGCACCGACCCGCCGGCGCACGACCACGGCTCGGAGACCGACGCGGAGCACGCCGCGCACGCCGACGAGGTCGACGACCTCGGCGACCTCCGCGCGGTCGACCCCGAGCTCGTCGTCTACCGCCTCGGGCTGGTCAACGGCGAGGAGGGCGGCGAGTCGATCCTGGCCTGGACCGTCGAGGTGACCAACGGCGGCTCGGTCCGCGACGTGGTCGTCGTCGACGCCACCACCGGCAAGCCCGTCAACCGCTGGTCGCTCGTGCACGGCGCGCTCGACCGCGAGCTCTACGAGGGCTCGCCCGCCGACACCGACCTGGTCTGGAGCGAGGGCGACGCCCTGCCGGGCGACCTCACCCAGGCGCAGCAGGACCTCGTGGCGGCGACCGGGGAGTCGTACTGGTTCTTCGCCAGCGTCTTCGGCCGCGACTCCTACGACGGCGCCGGCGCGACGATGAAGACGGTCAACAACGACCCGCGCATCAACTGCCCGAACGCCAACTGGAACGGCGCGACCACCAACTACTGCAACGGCGTCACCTCCGACGACGTGGTGGCGCACGAGTGGGGCCACGCCTACACCGAGTACACCCACGGCCTGATCTACCAGTGGCAGCCGGGTGCGCTCAACGAGGCCTACTCCGACATCTGGGGCGAGACGGTCGACCTGATCAACGGCCGCCAGGACGAGGGCGAGGGCGACCTGACCGCCGTCCGCCCGGTGGGCCTGTGCTCGAGCCACTCCCCCGCGCTGCCGCTGCTGACCATCAACGCGCCGTCGTCGATCGCGAAGGACTGCCTCACCGGCGGCGCCTCCTTCGGCGAGCAGCTCGACGGCACCGGGATCACCGGTGACGTGGTCGCCCCGACCGACGCGGTCGAGGAGGGCGGCACCGCCCTCGACGGCTGCTCCCCCTACGACCAGGACGTGACCGGCAAGGTCGTCCTCGTCGACCGCGGCCTGTGCCCCTTCACGCAGAAGGCCGAGGTCGCGACCGCCGAGGGCGCCGCGGCGCTGATCATCGGAAACCGCGACGACGCGCCGATCGGCATGTCGGGTGACGACCCCAGCCTCGTGTCGACCGTCTCCATCGGCCTGACGGACCGCGAGTCGATCCGCACCGCGCTCGCGCAGGGCGAGACGGTCAACGTGACGATGAAGGACGCCGGCGGCGACCGCGTCGACTCCTACCGCTGGCTCGTCGGCGAGAAGTCCGACGCCTTCGGCGGCGCCATCCGCGACATGTGGTCGCCCACCTGCTACGGCGACCCGGGCAAGGTCTCGGACGCGGAGTACAAGTGCTCCACCGACGACAACGGCGGCGTGCACAGCAACTCCGGCGTGCCGAACCACGGCTACGCGCTCCTCGTCGACGGCGGCACCTACAACGGCACGACCGTCCGCGGCATCGGCCTGGAGAAGGCGGCCCACGTCTACTACCGCGCGATGACCGAGTACCAGACGCCGGCGTCGGACTTCACCGACCACGCCGACGCCCTCGCCGCCTCGTGCGCCGACCTCACCGGCCAGGCCCTGAACAAGCTGACCGTCACCGAGGGCGACCCGGGCAAGGGCGGCACCCTGACGGCCGACGACTGCGCACAGGTCGAGGCCATGGCTGCGGCCGTCGAGCTCCGCGAGGAGCCCGTGCAGTGCGGCTTCGAGCCGCTGCTGCAGCCCGGCACCGGCGCCCCCTGCGGCCCCGGCACGAAGACCCAGGACTTCTGGTCCGAGGACTTCGAGGACGGCCTCGCAGGCTGGACCGTCGCGAACGAGCTGGTCTTCGGCTACGAGGGCGACCTGGCTCCCGTGCAGTGGCAGGCCGACGGGTCGCTGCCCGGCGGCCGTGAGGGCACGGCGGCCTTCGGCCCCGACCCGAGCGACCTGGGCCAGTGCACCGGCGACACGGCCGACCTGTCCGGCGTCACGACGCTGACCGGTCCGGAGGTCCGCATCCGCTCGGACCGCGGCGCGCAGTCGCCGCGGCTCTCCTTCGACCACTACGTGGCGACGGAGACCGGCTACGACGGCGGCAACGTGAAGATCAGCGTCAACGGCGGCGACTTCGCCGTCGTCCCGGCGGAGGCGTACACCTTCAACCCGCCCGCCACGCTCACGAGCGCCGCGGCCGGCAACACCAACCCGCTGGCAGGTGAGCCGGGCTTCACCGGCACCGACGGCGGCGAGCTGACCGGCACCTGGGGCACCTCGGTGGTCGACCTGACCGCGGCCGGCGTCGCCCCCGGCGACACCGTGCAGGTCCGCTTCGACATGGGCCGTGACGGCTGCGGCGGCCTCGACGGCTGGTACGTCGACGACGTCACCATGACCGTCTGCAAGGTCGTCGGCAAGGGCGCCGGCGGTCCGGGCAAGGGTCGCCCGGGCCGTCAGGGCTGA
- a CDS encoding thymidylate synthase — MQTYLDLVRRVLDEGVAKGDRTGTGTLSVFGHQMRFDLTAGFPLVTTKKVHTRSVFGELLWFLRGDTNVRWLQERGITIWDEWADDEGDLGPVYGSQWRSWPTPDGHHVDQLAQVVEQIRRDPDSRRHVVTAWNVAEIDKMALAPCHALFQFYVAPDPAGGPSRLSCQLYQRSADVFLGVPFNIASYALLTHMVAQVTGLAVGDFVHTLGDAHLYANHLDQARLQLTREPRPLPRLVLDPGVDRLDAFELEHIRVEGYDPHPVIKAPIAV, encoded by the coding sequence ATGCAGACCTACCTCGACCTCGTCCGCCGGGTCCTCGACGAGGGCGTCGCGAAGGGTGACCGCACCGGCACCGGCACGCTGAGCGTCTTCGGCCACCAGATGCGCTTCGACCTGACCGCGGGCTTCCCGCTCGTGACGACGAAGAAGGTCCACACCCGCAGCGTCTTCGGCGAGCTGCTGTGGTTCCTGCGCGGCGACACCAACGTCCGGTGGCTGCAGGAGCGCGGCATCACCATCTGGGACGAGTGGGCCGACGACGAGGGCGACCTCGGGCCCGTCTACGGCTCGCAGTGGCGCTCGTGGCCGACCCCCGACGGGCACCACGTCGACCAGCTCGCGCAGGTGGTGGAGCAGATCCGGCGCGACCCCGACAGCCGGCGCCACGTCGTCACCGCCTGGAACGTCGCGGAGATCGACAAGATGGCGCTGGCGCCGTGCCACGCGCTGTTCCAGTTCTACGTCGCGCCCGACCCGGCGGGCGGCCCGTCGCGGCTGAGCTGCCAGCTCTACCAGCGCAGCGCCGACGTCTTCCTCGGGGTGCCGTTCAACATCGCGTCCTACGCCCTGCTGACGCACATGGTCGCGCAGGTGACGGGCCTCGCGGTCGGCGACTTCGTGCACACGCTCGGCGACGCCCACCTCTACGCCAACCACCTCGACCAGGCGCGGCTGCAGCTGACCCGCGAGCCGCGGCCGCTGCCGCGCCTCGTGCTCGACCCGGGGGTCGACCGCCTCGACGCCTTCGAGCTCGAGCACATCCGGGTCGAGGGCTACGACCCGCACCCGGTCATCAAGGCCCCGATCGCCGTATGA
- a CDS encoding CbiQ family ECF transporter T component: MRAHHRPTHPRVLHPGAWWLWAIALVAAASRTANPVVLLTIAAVTFFVFSARRADTPWAASYALFFRLALLVIALHVVFQALLSTRTQGLTVLFTLPQLPLPAGTGLKIGGVVTLEAVLAALWHGLQLATIFCCIGAANALGSARRLLRSVPAALYEVGIACVIALTFAPQLATDAARVRTAGRMRGAPVRRGPAGLAERVRRFGRLAMPVLEGALERSVDLAAAMDSRGYGRTTGESVRARRATSALVLGGSIGLLAGVYGLLTAHGYGAPLLLGGSALAVAGLWLGGRRSGRSRYRPDPWALPELLVVACGLVAAGAVFWTGATSPELLTLASPTALPPVPLVALAGILVAALPAVLAPPPPEAAAPPLTPRAQTAGAAA, from the coding sequence GTGCGCGCCCACCACCGCCCCACCCACCCCCGGGTGCTGCACCCGGGGGCGTGGTGGCTGTGGGCGATCGCGCTGGTGGCGGCCGCCAGCCGCACCGCCAACCCGGTCGTGCTGCTGACGATCGCGGCCGTCACCTTCTTCGTCTTCTCCGCACGCCGCGCCGACACGCCGTGGGCCGCGTCGTACGCCCTGTTCTTCCGCCTCGCCCTCCTCGTCATCGCGCTGCACGTCGTCTTCCAGGCGCTGCTGTCGACCCGCACCCAGGGGCTGACGGTGCTGTTCACGCTGCCGCAGCTGCCGCTGCCCGCCGGCACCGGCCTCAAGATCGGCGGCGTCGTCACGCTCGAGGCGGTGCTCGCGGCGCTGTGGCACGGCCTGCAGCTGGCGACGATCTTCTGCTGCATCGGCGCGGCCAACGCCCTCGGCAGCGCGCGGCGGCTGCTGCGCTCGGTGCCGGCGGCGCTCTACGAGGTCGGCATCGCCTGCGTCATCGCGCTCACCTTCGCCCCGCAGCTGGCCACCGACGCGGCGCGGGTGCGCACCGCGGGCCGCATGCGTGGGGCGCCGGTGCGCCGCGGCCCTGCCGGCCTGGCCGAGCGGGTGCGCCGCTTCGGGCGCCTCGCGATGCCGGTGCTCGAGGGGGCGCTCGAGCGCTCGGTCGACCTGGCCGCCGCGATGGACTCCCGCGGCTACGGCCGCACCACCGGCGAGAGCGTCCGCGCGCGCCGCGCGACCAGCGCGCTGGTGCTCGGCGGCTCGATCGGCCTGCTCGCCGGCGTCTACGGCCTGCTGACCGCCCACGGGTACGGCGCACCCCTGCTGCTGGGCGGCAGCGCGCTCGCGGTGGCCGGGCTGTGGCTCGGGGGACGACGCTCGGGCCGCTCGCGCTACCGCCCGGACCCGTGGGCCCTGCCCGAGCTGCTGGTCGTGGCGTGCGGCCTGGTCGCCGCCGGCGCGGTCTTCTGGACCGGCGCCACGAGCCCCGAGCTGCTCACGCTAGCCTCCCCCACCGCGCTGCCACCCGTGCCGCTCGTCGCCCTCGCCGGCATCCTGGTCGCCGCGCTGCCGGCCGTGCTCGCCCCGCCGCCGCCGGAGGCCGCCGCCCCGCCGCTGACCCCGCGCGCCCAGACCGCGGGAGCGGCCGCGTGA